TTAATGCCAAGCGCTTTGAGCTGCGCGGCATTGGTGTAGAGCGACGGGAACAGACCGCTGGTAGTCTGCTCAAGGCAGCCGTAAGGGTAGGCGCGCAGCTCTTCAATGTAGCGGGCGATGTTAAGCGGCGGACGGCCACTTAACAGCAACCGGCCTTCCAGCGTGGAGGCGTTAAGCCCCTGCAGATGCGACGCCGGTACGGTCCAGATCTCGCCTGCGCGCAGCATCGCGCCGCTGTTGATAGTCTGCGCCGGATACGCCGGACGCACGCCGATTTTCCACTCGCGGTTGATGGGCGCGAAACGCTCGCCCGGCAGCGAAAGGCCCGTGATCTGGGCCTGCACCGCGCCGTCGCCAAACCCGTTGCTGGCGGCGACCGGCACAAACAGCGTCGTACGCCCGCCCGCTTTCAGGTTCACCTGCTGGGTAGACTGCCCGTCCAGGCGCACCAGGCCGCTGGCGCTAAAGGTGACGTTAAGCTGCTGCGGCTGTTCGGTCAGGTTCGTGACATCCAGCGCCAGGCGCGAGGTATCGCCGCCCGCGAGGAAACGCGGCGTGCTCATCTCGGCAATCACGGGCGCCGCCACAATCACTTTGCTTTCGCCGCTGCCGAAGCGGTCGTCGCTCCAGGCCTGCGCCATCACGCGCAGTTCGCCGTTAAAGTCGCCGACAGGCAGCGTAATTGTGCCTTCGCCCTGGTCGTTTAACTGCACCGGCACCGCCTGTTCGGCGATGATAGTGACGTGGTTGACCGGCGGTTTGCCGCCGCGGTTCAGCTCGTCGCCGTCGCCACCAAAGCGCAGCGCCGCCAGACGGCCCTGGCCTTCGATCACCTGGCCGTAGATATCGTAGATATCGGCGCCATAGCGTTTCTTGCCAAAGAAGCCGCGCCACGGATCCGGCGTGACGTAGTCGGTGATGTTAAGCACGCCGCTGTCCACGGCCGACACCAGAACGTTGATCTGCTTCGGCAGCTCGCCGTTTTTCACGCTGGCTTTCACTTTTACCGACAGCGTGCTGTCCGGGCGCATTTTCGCTGGCGTTTCCAGCGCCAGGTTCAGGCGACGGTTTTCATCGCCCATCGGCAGATGCAGCAGGCCGACCGCGCGTTTTTGCGTCGCGGAGCGGGATTTATCGCCAGGGCGCACTACCAGCGTGCTGAGATAGAGATCGTGGCGTTTCCAGGCTTTATCGACCGGGATCTCCAGATCGAGCCCCTTCTCCGGCACGTCGATTTCCTGCCACCACAGCGGGCCTTCAGAGGATTCCACCATCGCGTAGCCTTTGCCTGCGGCTGGCGCGGCGATATGCAGCTTGATGGTGTCGCCTGGCTGATAGAACGGTTTGTCGATTTTCAGCGTGACGCGATCCGGGCGCGGCGCGCTGGTGCCCTCGCTGTTGTCCTGCCAGCTGTAACCCGCCCAGAAGCGCACGCTGCTGACGAGTTCATCAGGCGAGACCACTTCCAGACGGTAAGAACCCCACTCCACCGGGAAGCTCACCTTGCCGGTTTCGCCTGCCGCCAGATCGATAGTCTGCTCGGCTTCCACCAGATCTTTCTGATCGAATTGCGACAGCCAGCCTTCAGAATCTGACCAGTTCCAGTAGTAGTCGCGGCGCTCGCGCACCAGACGCACTTTCAGGCCCTTCACGGCGACTTTTTCGCCCTGCGCGTTGGCATAGACGATATCGAAACCGGCATTGCCGTTTTCATCGACCATCGGCTGACTGACGGTGTCGTCGGTGCGGTAGTCGTAGACCGCTTTCTCACCAAACTGCGGGCGGATGCCTGGCAGCGCATCGGCAGGCCAGATGGCCTGTTCGACGCGACGGGTGACCGGGCGGCCGCCCGATTCCAGCAGGCTCGCCTGCAAAATCAGGCGCAGCGGCGAGCGCGCATCCTGCCACTGGCTTTCGGTAGCGACCTGCGCGACACCCGCGTCGTCAAGATTGAGCTGCACTTCATCCAGGCTGCGGGAGAGGTTTTCTTCCGCGATATTGCCGAACTGGAAGCCCGGCAGTTGCGCCACCGCGTCACGCAGCGGACGCAGATAAAGCTGGCCCTGCAGACTGTTACCCGCCGCAGGCGCGCCGTAGAGGTAGTGGCCTTCAATACCGAAATTGACGGTATCAGAAGGCGCCAGCGGCGTTTTCTGCACGTTGAGGTTGAGCGCCATCCGCTCCGGCATAAAGTCTTCCACATGGAAGAGCCAGTTGCGGTTCTGGTTGTCGCCGGTATTGGCGCGGATCACCCACTGGCCGGTCGCCGCCTGCGCATCCAGCGTCCAGGTCAGTTGATAAAGCCCGTTATTCGGCTCCACCACCTGCGTGCGCGCCACCTGGCCGTCCGGGCGCACCACTTCGAATTTCACCGGCTGCGCCGTCAGCGGTTTGCCGTCGCTGTCGCGCAGCAGACCGTTGACGATGACCGTCTCACCCGGGCGGTAAAGATCGCGCGGGCCAAACATAAAGAACTGTTTGCTGTAGCCGCGATCGCCGTCGATATCAAACTCGGCCAGATCCAGCGCCGGGAGGTTGAGATCGAGCATCGTGGTCTGCTCGCCCATACGGGCCAGCACCAGCGCCGCCTCTTTCGGGTTATCCAGACGCACATGACCGGTGTTGTCGCTGGTCGCTTCCGCCAGCGTCTGCCCTTTGTCATTCAGAAGACGCACTTCGACGCCGCTTTGCGCCGCGCCGTTCTCCAGGCTCTGGGTGAAGATATCCATGCGGTCGTGGTAGCGGTGCAGCGAGAGGCCCACATCGCTCAGCGTAAAGAGCGTCGCGGCGTTGCTGTAGTTGTAATGCCCCGCCTGGTTCATTACCGCCAGATAGACGCCCGGCTGTTGCAGCGGCTTGATGTCGCTTAACGGCAGCAGCAGTTTTTCGCGCGTGTTGCGGGCCGGATTGAGATCAAAACGCCCGGTGTAGACCAGATCCGCCATTTTCAGCAGCTGGTCTGATTCCCAGTTGCTGAGTGAATTCCGGTACTCCCACTGGCTGACCATCGCCGCCAGCGATTCCGGTTTCACGCGGTAGAAGTTAACGTCGACGCTTGAGATATTGAGCGCCATCACCGGCAGCCCCTGCACGACTTTGGTCGGCAGCAGCGAGCCGCGGCTCGCGAAGCCGACGCTCGGCGCGATATCGCGCGTGGTCAGGGCTTTCTCATACGCCATGCCAAAGGTGGCTTTATTGAGCGCCAGCAGTTCGCGATCGACGCTCAGCACCAGTTCGCGGTTCGGCTCAAGGTGGCGCAGGCGCAGCTCTTTTAAGTTCGGCGCAAGCTCCCACGCGCCGTCCACCTTGCCCTCTTTCTTATCGACAAGATGCACCACGCGGCCGAAATCCTGGTTGGGATCAAGCGGCACCGAGAAGGTGAGCACCAGCGTACTGGCGCCATCAAGCTGAACCTCTGAGGCGTCCAGTAATTTGAGCGGTTTGCCGGCGCTCTGCTGCGCCAGTTTTTGCAGGTCCGCCGCCTGGGGCTTTGCCTGCGGCGCCGGGGCGCTGCTTTGAGACGCAGGCGCGGCGGAGCCGGCGGAAGCACTCTCCTTGTCGTCGCACCCGCCGAGAGTGAAAGACGCCAGTAATGCTGTCGCGATGACAGCCAGACGCAGTTGTTTCATAGTTTTCCCTGGCCGTAGTGGCCGTCGGTTTCCGGTAACGGCGGCTATTATGCTTAAAAGCTGTGACAAAAAAAAACCACCAAAAATAAATAGCGGAGGATGCTTTGCAAATTCTCTGCAACGGCCTGCAAAACCCTGGTTTTCTCCCCTCCTCCCCCGGATGTTACCGCGATCACAGTGCGTAACGTTACATGTTACTTTTTGAGTTATTTGTTTTTAAAACAATCAGATAACTGGATTCTTCCGGCGGCGGGTTGCTACCTTTGAGCGGTGCCTCCGCACATCAGGTGGTTTAGCCAGACGATAAAAAAGAGAGAGCTAAATGAGATACGCCGTAAACGCCCTACAAAACTTTGGCAAGTCCCTTTACGGACCGGTATTAATCCTGCCGATTGTCGGCCTTTTTATCGCCTTCGGCAACGTACTGGGGAACGGCAGCCTTGCGGGTTATCTGCCGTTTCTCGGCCATCCGGCGCTGCAGCACACTGGCCAGCTTATCGCCAAATCGGCGGTCTCGGTGCTGGCGAACCTGGCGCTGGTCTTCGCCGTCGGCATTCCCATTGGTCTTGCGGCGCGCGACAAAGGCTACGCGGCGCTGACGGGGCTGGTGACGTTTATTGTTTTTATTAACGCCATGAATGTGACTCTACAGTTGCAGGGCGAACTGGCGCCGGCCGATCAGATGCGCGCGGCCGGGCAAAGCATGGTGCTTGGCGTGCAGGTGCTGGAGATGGGCGTGTTCGCGGGCATTCTGACCGGCGCGCTCTCCGGCTGGCTCTATAACCGCTACTCCGGCGTGCAGTTCTCAGGCGCGATGGCGATTTACTCCGGCCACTGCTTTGTCGCCATCATTATGCTGCCCGTCTCGATGGTATTAGGCGTAGTGATGAGTGAGATCTGGCCCTTCGCCCAGCACGGCATCAGCGCGATGGCGCTGGCGATTAAAGGCGCAGGCCCGTTTGGCGTGGCGGTGTACGGCTTCCTGGAGCGCATTCTGGTGCCGACAGGTCTTCATCATCTGGTCTATACGCCGTTTCTCTATACCGAACTCGGCGGCACTCAGGACGTCTGCGGTACGGTCTACCAGGGCGCGCGCAACATCTACTTTGCCGAGATGGCCTGCCCTTCCGTCACGCAGTTAAGCCCAACCGTGGTCTGGGACGCGCGCGGCATCAGCAAAATGTTCGGCCTGCCCGCGGCGGCGCTGGCGATGTATATGACGGCCAAACCAGAGCGCAGGGCCGCCGCCAAAGCGATTCTGATCCCGGCGGCGCTGACGTCGCTTTTGGTAGGCGTTACCGAACCTATCGAATTTTCATTCCTGTTTATCGCCCCGCTGCTGTTTGTGGTGCACGCGGTGCTGACCGGCATCGGCATGATGCTGTTCTATCTGCTGGACGTTCACGCCATCGGCGCTAACGGCATTATCGATTTCATTCTCTACAACCTGCCGCTCGGCACGACGAAATCGAACTGGCCGATGTATCTGCTGGTGGGGCTGATTATGGCGGTGCTCTACTTCACCGTGTTCCGCTTCCTGATCCTGCGCTTCAACATGAAAACGCCGGGCCGCGAGGATGACGACCAGGAGACGCGCCTCTACAGCAAACAGGAATACCAGGCGAAAGGCGCAAACGACGGTCTGGGCGAGGCGATTATCGAAGGGCTGGGCGGCCGGGCCAATATCGAAGTGGTGGATAACTGTTACACCCGTCTGCGCGTCACGGTGCGCGACGTGGCCACCATCGATGAGCCGCGCCTGAAATCAACCGGCGCGAAAGCGGTGATTAAACAAGGTAATAACGTTCAGGTGGTCTACGGACTGCATGTGAAAAAAATGCGTGAAGCAGTCGAAATGTTTCTCTGACAGGAGCCGATGATGTTGAAACCTCCCTTTATTCTTGCTATCGCCGGCGGCGGCAGCACCTATACGCCGGGTATTGTGAAAAGCCTGATGGTGCGCTTAAGCGATTTTCCGCTCGCCGAAATTCGTCTCTATGACATCGACAGCGCGCGTCAGGAGACGATCGCGCCGGTGGTGGAGAAAGTGATCCGCGATCACAGCCAGACCATTAAATTCACGACCACCAGCGACCCGGAAGTGGCGTTCAGCGGCGCGCATTTTGTCTTCGCCCAGATGCGCGTCGGCCAGTACAAAATGCGCGAGCAGGATGAAAAAATCCCGCTGCGTCACGGCGTGGTGGGCCAGGAAACCTGCGGACCTGGCGGTCTCGCTTACGGGCTGCGCACCATTCTGCCGATGGTAGAACTTATCGACATGGTGGAACGCTACGCCGACAGCAAGGCCTGGATTGTGAACTACTCCAACCCGGCGGCGATTGTGGCGGAAGGCGTGCGACGCCTGCGCCCCACCGCCCGCGTGCTGAATATCTGCGACATGCCGGTGGCGGCGATGCGCAACATGGGCGCGATTCTCGGCGTCGACCGGCATAAGCTTGAGGTGGATTACTTCGGCCTGAACCACTTCGGCTGGTTCACCCGCGTGCTGGTGGATGGCGAAGATCAACTCCCCGCGCTGCGCCGTCATATCGCGAAATTCGGCCTGCTGACCGAAGACGCGGCCCAGACCGATCCGCAGCACTCCGATCCGTCATGGGTGAAAACCTGGCGCAACATTAAGCCGATTATGGATCACTTCCCGGATTATCTGCCGAACCCGTACTTACAGTATTACCTGATGCCAAACGACATCGTTGAGCACCAGAACCCGGATTACACCCGCGCCAATGAAGTGATGGACGGGCGCGAGAAAAAACTGTTCGCGGCAGCGGAAGAGTACAAGCGTACCAGCATTCTGCCGGATGCGTTCCACGTAGGCGTTCACGGCGCGTTTATTGTCGATGTCGCCTGCTCGCTGGCGTTCGATTTACGCCAGCGGCATCTGGTGATTGTCGAAAACAAAGGCGCTATCGCCAACCTGCCTTACGACGCGATGGTGGAAGTGCCGGCGTATATCACCGCCGCCGGGCCGGAGCCGGTGCGCATGGGCGCGGTGCCGCTGTTCCACCAGACGCTGCTGATGCAGCAGCTCGCCTCCGAGCAACTGCTGGTAGAAGCCACACTGGAAGGCAGTTACGAAAAAGCGCTGCAGGCGTTTACACTTAACCGTACTGTCCCCACGATGCAGCACGCCAAAGCGATCCTTGATGACATGATTGAGGCGAACCGCGATTACTGGCCGGCGCTGCAAAAAGCCTGGGTCAACGGAGAAGCGGCGTCATAACCGGAGCCTGCTCGCGACATCAATAATGATGGCTTGTGGCGAGGTGAAAAAGCGCTGACAATCCGTTTCTCAGCGATGACACGGAGAACGCCATGTCCACATCCTTTTTTGTCGCGAGCCGCTGGCTTGCAGAGCATATCGACGACCCGGAAATTCAGATCCTCGACGCCCGTATGGCCCCTGCGGGCCAGGAGCACCTGCGCAATATGGCGCAAGAGTATCGCGCGGGCCATCTTCCCGGCGCGCGCTTTTTCGATATCGAAGCGCTGTCCGATCATTCAACGCCCCTGCCCCATATGATGCCGCGCCCGGAAGCGTTCGCGGTCGCGATGCGCGAACTGGGCGTCAGCCACGACAAACATTTGATTGTCTATGATGAAGGCAACCTCTTCTCGGCGCCGCGCGCCTGGTGGATGCTGCGCGCTTTCGGCGTACAAAATGTGTCGATTCTGGCGGGCGGCCTTGCCGAATGGCAGCGCGACGGTTTGCCGCTGGAAGAAGGTATGGTCGACGCGCCGGAAGGCGACTTTGAAGCCAAATTTGACGACGGGCTGGTCAAACGCCTGACCGATGTCTTACTGGCGAGCCATGAGAAAACCGCACAGCTTGTTGACGCCCGTCCGGCGGCGCGCTTTAACGCCGAAGCCGACGAGCCGCGACCGGGCCTGCGGCGCGGCCATATTCCCGGCGCGCTGAACGTGCCGTGGACCGATCTGGTGGTCAAAGGCCAGCTGAAAACCACCGACGAACTGCGCGAAATATTCGCAGCCCAGGGCGTGGATCTGCATCGCCCGATTATCGCCAGCTGCGGCTCCGGCGTGACGGCGGCGGTCGTGATGCTCGCCCTCGCCACCCTTGAGGCCAGCGACGTGAAGCTCTATGACGGCTCCTGGAGTGAATGGGGCGCGCGCGACGATCTGCCCATCGAACCAGCGTCATAATGGATAACCGCCTGACGCCGCTGCTGATGCGCGGCGAGTCGCTGACCCGCGCCGAGTATCGCGTACTTTCCCACCTGACCGCGCATCCGCTGCGGGTGGGGAATATCACGGTGCGGGAGCTGGCGCAGGAGACGTTTGTCTCCACCGCCACCATCATGCGGCTGTGCCATAAGCTTGGCTTCAGCGGTTACAGCGAGCTGATCTGGCACTGTAAGCAACTGCTCACTGACACGCCCCATCTCGCCATCAAACCCGACGCCGCGCCCGACGCCCTGCCCGCCCTGTTTAACCGCTTTGTCGACAATTATCAGCAGACCTTTCGCTGGGTGACGCCCGAAAAGATCGCCGCTTTCAGCGAACTATTGCGGGAAAAGGAGCGGTTTTTTCTCTACGGCGCGGGGTTTTCGTATCTCTTCGCGGAATATCTGACCAAAAAGTTGCAGGTGCTCGGCAAGACGGCGTTTATCTCCGGCCCCGGCGACAGCCGTAATATTTTTCTCAGCAATGCGGCGCGCTATGAAGTGTTTATTGCGGTATCGCGCAGCGGCGAAACAGAGCAGGTGCTCGACAAAGCGCGCATCGCCCGCAATGTCGGTATGGAGGTGGTGGCGTTTACCCGCGCGTCGCCAAATCCGCTGGCGGCGCTGTCCGGGCTGCATTTTCCACTCTATGACGAGGCTATCCATTTCGCCGCCGAAGCGGCGGGGATCACCTCGTTTGAATCCAATCTGGTGATGCTTATCGACCTGCTGCTGTTACAGGCGCAGGCGTAACGGCGCGGCCCGCAGGCCGCGCCGCTTCTCTTACGAGAAACGCGACAGCGCGTCGCGCGCGTGGATAGCATTAAGGTTACGCACCAGCAGCTCCACCAGCATGTCGGCGGAGTACGCCTTACGGCTCTCCCCTTCGCGAAGCCCGCCGATAAACACAAACGCCAGCTTACGCTTGCCGCGCTTCACGCGGGTGTAATTTTTCCAGCGGCCGCCGACGGCGCGCGGCGGTTCAAACCCTTCGCGGTAAATCAGCGTCACGGTGGTGGTGTCGTTGGCGGTCTGCACCGAGAAATCTTCAATGGCGCTGAGCGGAATACCCGCCGCGAACTGACGGCAGTGCAGCGAATCGGGCGTCATCGTCAGGAACGGGATCTCACGCTTCTGCCACTGCTGCCAGAGCACGTAACAGGTCAGTAAGCCCAGCAACCCCGTGCCAATCGCGATAGCGACGATTTTGCCGTCGGCAATGCCCTGAATATTAAACGGATCCACGATTTTCAGCATGGCGACCGTCGCGATAAACAGCACCACCGCCAGAATTCCGCCGACGAAAAAGACTTTTTTGCCGGAGTAGAGCGTGACGGCCTCGCCG
This DNA window, taken from Cronobacter universalis NCTC 9529, encodes the following:
- a CDS encoding alpha-2-macroglobulin family protein; this translates as MKQLRLAVIATALLASFTLGGCDDKESASAGSAAPASQSSAPAPQAKPQAADLQKLAQQSAGKPLKLLDASEVQLDGASTLVLTFSVPLDPNQDFGRVVHLVDKKEGKVDGAWELAPNLKELRLRHLEPNRELVLSVDRELLALNKATFGMAYEKALTTRDIAPSVGFASRGSLLPTKVVQGLPVMALNISSVDVNFYRVKPESLAAMVSQWEYRNSLSNWESDQLLKMADLVYTGRFDLNPARNTREKLLLPLSDIKPLQQPGVYLAVMNQAGHYNYSNAATLFTLSDVGLSLHRYHDRMDIFTQSLENGAAQSGVEVRLLNDKGQTLAEATSDNTGHVRLDNPKEAALVLARMGEQTTMLDLNLPALDLAEFDIDGDRGYSKQFFMFGPRDLYRPGETVIVNGLLRDSDGKPLTAQPVKFEVVRPDGQVARTQVVEPNNGLYQLTWTLDAQAATGQWVIRANTGDNQNRNWLFHVEDFMPERMALNLNVQKTPLAPSDTVNFGIEGHYLYGAPAAGNSLQGQLYLRPLRDAVAQLPGFQFGNIAEENLSRSLDEVQLNLDDAGVAQVATESQWQDARSPLRLILQASLLESGGRPVTRRVEQAIWPADALPGIRPQFGEKAVYDYRTDDTVSQPMVDENGNAGFDIVYANAQGEKVAVKGLKVRLVRERRDYYWNWSDSEGWLSQFDQKDLVEAEQTIDLAAGETGKVSFPVEWGSYRLEVVSPDELVSSVRFWAGYSWQDNSEGTSAPRPDRVTLKIDKPFYQPGDTIKLHIAAPAAGKGYAMVESSEGPLWWQEIDVPEKGLDLEIPVDKAWKRHDLYLSTLVVRPGDKSRSATQKRAVGLLHLPMGDENRRLNLALETPAKMRPDSTLSVKVKASVKNGELPKQINVLVSAVDSGVLNITDYVTPDPWRGFFGKKRYGADIYDIYGQVIEGQGRLAALRFGGDGDELNRGGKPPVNHVTIIAEQAVPVQLNDQGEGTITLPVGDFNGELRVMAQAWSDDRFGSGESKVIVAAPVIAEMSTPRFLAGGDTSRLALDVTNLTEQPQQLNVTFSASGLVRLDGQSTQQVNLKAGGRTTLFVPVAASNGFGDGAVQAQITGLSLPGERFAPINREWKIGVRPAYPAQTINSGAMLRAGEIWTVPASHLQGLNASTLEGRLLLSGRPPLNIARYIEELRAYPYGCLEQTTSGLFPSLYTNAAQLKALGIKGDTDEQRRAAVDIGIARLLEMQREEGGFGLWDKESPEEYWATAYVTDFLVRAGEQGYSVPAEALNNANVRLLRYLQDPATIALRYSENNAASRFAVQSYAGLVLARQQKAPLGALRDLWEHRAQAGGGLPLVQLGVALKLMGDAPRSKAALDLGLKTERPRNDVWIGDYGSDLRDDALKLSLLQEYNLQADTQSSLLNALSDEAYGKRWLSTQESNALFLAGRNLVNQPGNWQAQTTLAGQFMSGDKAQSVALNADQLGALQVTNTAQTPLWLRLDSQGYPDVAPQPSSNVLHIERHYLNSKGESISLSNLKSGELVLVWLDVSASKTVPDALVVDLLPAGLELENQNLANASASLSSAGEASDLINRMQQMDIQHMEFRDDRFVAALPVNEGVNATLVYMARAVTPGTYKVPAPQVESMYVPQWRSTGATIPALTINP
- a CDS encoding PTS transporter subunit EIIC, encoding MRYAVNALQNFGKSLYGPVLILPIVGLFIAFGNVLGNGSLAGYLPFLGHPALQHTGQLIAKSAVSVLANLALVFAVGIPIGLAARDKGYAALTGLVTFIVFINAMNVTLQLQGELAPADQMRAAGQSMVLGVQVLEMGVFAGILTGALSGWLYNRYSGVQFSGAMAIYSGHCFVAIIMLPVSMVLGVVMSEIWPFAQHGISAMALAIKGAGPFGVAVYGFLERILVPTGLHHLVYTPFLYTELGGTQDVCGTVYQGARNIYFAEMACPSVTQLSPTVVWDARGISKMFGLPAAALAMYMTAKPERRAAAKAILIPAALTSLLVGVTEPIEFSFLFIAPLLFVVHAVLTGIGMMLFYLLDVHAIGANGIIDFILYNLPLGTTKSNWPMYLLVGLIMAVLYFTVFRFLILRFNMKTPGREDDDQETRLYSKQEYQAKGANDGLGEAIIEGLGGRANIEVVDNCYTRLRVTVRDVATIDEPRLKSTGAKAVIKQGNNVQVVYGLHVKKMREAVEMFL
- a CDS encoding 6-phospho-alpha-glucosidase is translated as MLKPPFILAIAGGGSTYTPGIVKSLMVRLSDFPLAEIRLYDIDSARQETIAPVVEKVIRDHSQTIKFTTTSDPEVAFSGAHFVFAQMRVGQYKMREQDEKIPLRHGVVGQETCGPGGLAYGLRTILPMVELIDMVERYADSKAWIVNYSNPAAIVAEGVRRLRPTARVLNICDMPVAAMRNMGAILGVDRHKLEVDYFGLNHFGWFTRVLVDGEDQLPALRRHIAKFGLLTEDAAQTDPQHSDPSWVKTWRNIKPIMDHFPDYLPNPYLQYYLMPNDIVEHQNPDYTRANEVMDGREKKLFAAAEEYKRTSILPDAFHVGVHGAFIVDVACSLAFDLRQRHLVIVENKGAIANLPYDAMVEVPAYITAAGPEPVRMGAVPLFHQTLLMQQLASEQLLVEATLEGSYEKALQAFTLNRTVPTMQHAKAILDDMIEANRDYWPALQKAWVNGEAAS
- the sseA gene encoding 3-mercaptopyruvate sulfurtransferase — translated: MSTSFFVASRWLAEHIDDPEIQILDARMAPAGQEHLRNMAQEYRAGHLPGARFFDIEALSDHSTPLPHMMPRPEAFAVAMRELGVSHDKHLIVYDEGNLFSAPRAWWMLRAFGVQNVSILAGGLAEWQRDGLPLEEGMVDAPEGDFEAKFDDGLVKRLTDVLLASHEKTAQLVDARPAARFNAEADEPRPGLRRGHIPGALNVPWTDLVVKGQLKTTDELREIFAAQGVDLHRPIIASCGSGVTAAVVMLALATLEASDVKLYDGSWSEWGARDDLPIEPAS
- a CDS encoding MurR/RpiR family transcriptional regulator; this encodes MDNRLTPLLMRGESLTRAEYRVLSHLTAHPLRVGNITVRELAQETFVSTATIMRLCHKLGFSGYSELIWHCKQLLTDTPHLAIKPDAAPDALPALFNRFVDNYQQTFRWVTPEKIAAFSELLREKERFFLYGAGFSYLFAEYLTKKLQVLGKTAFISGPGDSRNIFLSNAARYEVFIAVSRSGETEQVLDKARIARNVGMEVVAFTRASPNPLAALSGLHFPLYDEAIHFAAEAAGITSFESNLVMLIDLLLLQAQA